Proteins encoded in a region of the Benincasa hispida cultivar B227 chromosome 2, ASM972705v1, whole genome shotgun sequence genome:
- the LOC120071490 gene encoding WAT1-related protein At4g30420-like produces the protein MGWRFEDYGPALAMVGLQCIYSVLAIFSRAALVHGMSPRVFVVYRNAIATLTMAPALYFSTRISGSRIFIGFRGFSLIFITALIGVTGNQNAYFEGLYLSSSSAASAIVNLIPAITFVMAVTAGLEKLKARSWRTAAKIIGTVVCVGGAASMALIKGPKLLNAQNLPKNISFLNMLGAVHPEGDTWLLGCVLLFVSSCFWAFWIIMLVPISRHCPDPIISCTWLLFIATILSGVFTVLVDDNTKVWNLPSLLQFATCLYAGTSSALSFFVQSWCVSRRGPLFTALFNPVCTVITTFVSSLFMHEQLYFGSLMGAIAVIIGLYIVLWGKAKDVEEMKRRRAEVQNGIDDNSEKNDIEQPLLCDEESDETIKHDKV, from the exons ATGGGGTGGCGTTTTGAAGATTACGGCCCTGCATTGGCTATGGTGGGTTTACAGTGTATTTATTCTGTTCTTGCCATCTTCAGCCGAGCCGCTTTGGTCCATGGCATGAGCCCTAGGGTCTTTGTTGTTTACAGAAATGCCATTGCCACTCTAACCATGGCCCCTGCTCTTTATTTCTCAACAAg GATAAGTGGCAGCAGAATTTTCATCGGATTCAGAGGCTTTTCTCTCATATTTATCACTGCTCTTATTGG AGTAACGGGCAACCAAAATGCCTATTTTGAAGGACTTTACTTATCCTCTTCGTCAGCTGCAAGTGCCATCGTTAATTTAATACCAGCCATCACTTTCGTTATGGCAGTCACTGCAGG aTTAGAGAAACTAAAAGCAAGAAGCTGGAGAACTGCGGCAAAAATAATAGGAACAGTGGTATGTGTGGGTGGAGCTGCTTCAATGGCCTTAATAAAAGGCCCTAAATTATTAAACGCGCAAAATTTGCCTAAAAATATTAGCTTTCTCAATATGTTGGGAGCTGTCCATCCCGAGGGAGACACGTGGCTTCTTGGCTGTGTACTTCTCTTTGTCAGCAGTTGCTTTTGGGCATTTTGGATCATCATGCTG GTTCCAATTTCAAGACACTGTCCAGACCCAATAATTTCTTGCACATGGTTGTTATTCATCGCTACAATACTCTCAGGCGTTTTTACAGTTCTTGTAGACGACAACACAAAAGTCTGGAATCTTCCTTCTCTATTACAGTTCGCTACTTGTTTATATGCC GGAACAAGCTCGGCATTGTCGTTTTTCGTTCAATCTTGGTGCGTTTCACGAAGAGGCCCTCTTTTCACTGCATTATTCAACCCTGTTTGTACAGTCATCACAACATTcgtttcttctctatttatgcACGAACAGCTCTACTTTGGCAg CTTGATGGGTGCTATTGCAGTGATAATTGGGTTGTATATTGTATTATGGGGTAAAGCTAAAGATGTTGAAGAAATGAAACGACGACGTGCTGAAGTTCAAAATGGGATTGATGATAATTCTGAGAAGAATGATATAGAACAGCCATTGTTATGTGATGAGGAGTCTGATGAAACAATCAAACATGATAAAGTTTGA